One region of Desulforamulus hydrothermalis Lam5 = DSM 18033 genomic DNA includes:
- a CDS encoding nucleoside recognition domain-containing protein gives MVNYVWLGMMVFGVLVAAAQGRIEVVTRAALEGAQVAVKTSLSLIAIITFWLGMMKLAEAAGLVRGLARLVRPLTGFLFPSVPKDHPAMGAIVMNLSANILGLGNAATPMGLIAMQELQKLNRGRSTASEAMCTFLALNTGCVTLIPTTIIGIRVFYGSSNPTEIVGTTIFATLCGMTVAVLADRILRKLYRNRW, from the coding sequence ATGGTCAACTATGTATGGCTGGGGATGATGGTTTTTGGTGTTCTGGTGGCCGCTGCCCAGGGCCGCATTGAAGTAGTTACCAGGGCTGCTCTGGAGGGAGCCCAGGTGGCCGTCAAAACATCTCTCAGCTTGATTGCTATTATAACCTTTTGGCTGGGCATGATGAAACTGGCGGAGGCAGCCGGCTTGGTAAGGGGGCTGGCCCGGCTGGTAAGGCCCCTGACGGGTTTTTTATTTCCCAGCGTACCTAAAGACCACCCGGCCATGGGTGCCATCGTCATGAATCTCAGTGCTAACATTTTGGGGCTGGGGAATGCTGCCACACCCATGGGGCTGATTGCCATGCAAGAGCTGCAAAAATTAAACCGGGGCCGGTCCACCGCTTCCGAAGCCATGTGCACTTTCTTAGCCCTCAATACCGGGTGCGTTACCCTTATACCCACAACCATTATTGGCATCAGGGTTTTTTACGGCAGCAGCAACCCTACTGAAATAGTGGGCACCACCATTTTTGCCACCCTGTGCGGCATGACGGTAGCTGTTTTAGCGGACAGGATTCTGCGCAAGCTGTACCGGAACAGGTGGTGA
- a CDS encoding spore maturation protein gives MYEVINQISRWAVPVILLLVPLAAFIRKVPVFETFVEGAEDGFATAVKTIPYLTAMLVAVSVFRASGAMELLAAWLAPVLTVSGLPADILPHALMRPLSGGAALGIATEVIKTHGPDSFVGRLVSTMQGSSDTTFYILTLYFGSVGVRKYRYAVASGLAADFTTLLASVFICKLMF, from the coding sequence TTGTATGAAGTCATCAACCAAATTTCTCGCTGGGCCGTTCCGGTTATTCTGCTGCTGGTGCCCTTGGCAGCCTTTATAAGAAAAGTACCGGTATTTGAAACATTTGTTGAGGGGGCGGAGGACGGGTTTGCCACTGCCGTTAAGACCATTCCTTATTTAACTGCTATGCTGGTGGCAGTGAGTGTGTTCCGAGCTTCCGGGGCCATGGAACTGTTGGCTGCCTGGCTGGCGCCTGTTTTAACGGTCAGCGGCCTGCCGGCGGACATCCTGCCCCATGCTTTGATGCGGCCGCTGTCAGGAGGTGCCGCCCTGGGCATTGCCACTGAAGTCATAAAAACCCACGGTCCTGACAGCTTTGTGGGGCGGCTGGTTTCTACCATGCAGGGCAGCAGCGATACTACCTTTTATATTCTTACCCTGTATTTCGGTTCGGTAGGTGTTCGCAAATACCGCTACGCAGTGGCATCCGGCCTGGCAGCGGACTTTACCACGTTGTTGGCATCTGTTTTCATTTGCAAGCTGATGTTTTAG
- a CDS encoding pseudouridine synthase, with translation MEERLQKVLARAGVASRRQAEELITGGKVTVNGKVVTQLGTKVNAEKDKILVNGKLLPPPEKKVYFLLHKPRGYVTTLSDERGRKTVLDLLPDVEERVYPVGRLDYDSEGLLLLTNDGELAYALTHPRHQVKKTYLVRVAGVPEPEKLQAMARGLQLADGLTAPADVKLVDILNGRALLKISIHEGRNRQVRRMCEHIGYPVLRLRRVCIGPLQLKDLKPGQYRPLTRQEVKELRQLAGLTVPEAKVKAKQVAGRPAAPRRPQAKNKR, from the coding sequence ATGGAAGAAAGACTGCAAAAGGTATTGGCCAGAGCGGGAGTGGCTTCCCGGCGTCAGGCCGAGGAGCTGATTACCGGCGGTAAGGTGACAGTAAACGGCAAGGTGGTCACCCAACTGGGTACCAAGGTTAATGCCGAAAAAGATAAAATTTTAGTTAATGGCAAACTGCTGCCGCCACCGGAAAAAAAGGTATATTTTCTGTTGCACAAACCCCGGGGCTATGTTACCACCCTCAGCGATGAGCGGGGGCGTAAAACCGTTTTGGATTTGTTGCCGGATGTAGAAGAACGGGTCTATCCTGTGGGACGCTTGGATTATGATTCAGAGGGTTTGCTGCTGTTGACCAATGACGGAGAACTGGCCTACGCCCTGACTCACCCCCGGCACCAAGTGAAAAAAACTTACCTGGTACGGGTTGCCGGGGTGCCGGAACCGGAAAAGCTGCAGGCCATGGCCCGGGGACTGCAGCTGGCGGACGGGCTGACAGCACCTGCTGATGTAAAGCTGGTAGATATCCTAAACGGCCGGGCGCTGCTAAAAATCAGCATTCACGAGGGGCGCAACCGTCAGGTCAGGCGCATGTGCGAGCATATCGGATACCCGGTACTCCGGCTGCGCCGGGTTTGCATCGGCCCGTTGCAGCTGAAAGATTTAAAGCCGGGTCAGTACCGGCCTTTAACCCGGCAGGAGGTTAAAGAATTAAGGCAACTGGCAGGCTTAACCGTGCCTGAAGCAAAAGTAAAAGCTAAACAGGTTGCCGGACGGCCGGCGGCCCCGCGGAGGCCGCAGGCAAAAAATAAAAGGTAA